A genomic segment from Nitrospirota bacterium encodes:
- a CDS encoding S8 family serine peptidase produces MKGIRNILFAALVSFLVLGFAGTSFGQGPFVKDEIVVKFKPGVTGETIEKINRGHGTSVFYVSKQGRFSRLKVPAGKSVEELVDIYNKNPYVEYAEPNYIAHAFWIPNDPLYPYQWNFYNDKYGGINMESAWEVSTGDSSVVVAVIDTGVAYEDYIDSSARGRNRTVTYEQAPDLAETNFAPGYDFVNDDSHPNDDEGHGTHVTGTIAQSTNNNTGVAGIAFNTSIMPVKVLDSRGSGTYTEIADGIYFAANNGADVINMSLGGSSASTTLEDALAYAYNKGVTIVAAAGNDGTDVISYPAAYNAYVIAVGATRYDETLSYYSNYGPGLDLVAPGGDTNVDQNGDGYGDGILQQTFGSSPTDWGYYYYQGTSMATPHVAGVAALVIASGVTGPDNVRQVLQSTAKDLGAPGWDKTYGWGRVDAAAALGYTPEPVHNVAVTKITAPDSAFSGDTVSIDVTVANPGDFYETFTLTLTDVTDGVEIGSRSVALTSGTSTTETFYWDTLNATLGDHVLKASASVVAGETNTSDNSKSVTVTITNVVEQPSMHVASINMALQTTSRRNITSALATVTIVDAYGAPVAGATVSGYWSGATSDSDYGTTNTAGKVTLVSDGIRRPASGTTFTFTVRDVTLSGWIYNPDANIETRDSITVP; encoded by the coding sequence ATGAAAGGCATAAGAAACATTTTGTTTGCAGCGCTGGTCAGTTTCCTGGTCTTGGGATTCGCAGGCACAAGTTTCGGCCAGGGCCCTTTTGTGAAAGACGAAATCGTCGTTAAATTCAAGCCGGGGGTCACAGGGGAAACGATTGAAAAGATAAACCGGGGTCATGGTACATCCGTCTTTTACGTAAGCAAGCAGGGGAGATTCAGCCGCCTTAAGGTCCCTGCCGGAAAGAGCGTTGAAGAGCTGGTGGATATTTACAATAAAAACCCCTACGTTGAATATGCAGAACCAAACTATATTGCTCACGCCTTCTGGATACCCAACGACCCTTTATACCCCTACCAATGGAACTTCTATAATGACAAATACGGTGGAATCAATATGGAATCTGCCTGGGAGGTCAGCACAGGTGACAGCAGCGTGGTAGTTGCAGTAATAGATACAGGTGTGGCTTACGAGGACTATATTGACAGTTCTGCAAGAGGAAGGAACAGGACTGTAACTTATGAACAGGCCCCTGACCTGGCTGAAACAAATTTCGCACCCGGTTATGATTTTGTCAATGATGACTCTCACCCTAATGACGACGAAGGGCACGGCACCCATGTTACGGGTACCATAGCTCAAAGCACAAACAATAATACAGGTGTGGCAGGAATAGCCTTCAATACCTCCATCATGCCGGTAAAGGTCCTGGACAGCAGAGGGTCCGGCACCTATACCGAGATTGCGGATGGAATCTATTTTGCCGCCAATAACGGTGCAGATGTAATCAATATGAGTTTAGGAGGGTCCAGTGCATCCACTACCCTGGAAGATGCCCTTGCTTATGCTTACAACAAAGGTGTAACCATTGTAGCTGCAGCCGGCAATGATGGTACAGACGTTATCAGCTATCCTGCTGCTTATAATGCTTACGTCATTGCAGTAGGCGCTACCCGGTATGATGAAACATTGTCTTATTATTCCAACTACGGCCCTGGCCTGGATCTGGTCGCTCCGGGAGGAGACACAAATGTAGACCAGAATGGCGATGGATACGGAGACGGTATCCTTCAGCAGACCTTTGGAAGCAGCCCAACAGATTGGGGCTATTATTACTACCAGGGCACCTCCATGGCCACTCCGCATGTTGCCGGGGTTGCCGCCCTTGTAATCGCTTCAGGTGTTACCGGGCCGGATAATGTCAGGCAGGTCCTGCAGAGCACAGCCAAGGACCTGGGGGCGCCGGGATGGGATAAGACTTACGGATGGGGAAGGGTGGATGCCGCTGCAGCGCTGGGATACACACCAGAGCCTGTTCATAATGTTGCAGTAACGAAGATCACTGCTCCTGACTCAGCCTTTTCGGGAGACACGGTATCTATTGACGTAACCGTGGCAAACCCCGGCGATTTTTATGAAACCTTCACCTTAACCCTAACCGACGTCACAGACGGCGTGGAGATAGGCTCCAGATCAGTTGCCCTCACTTCAGGTACCTCAACAACAGAGACCTTTTACTGGGATACCCTCAATGCCACCCTGGGAGACCATGTCCTGAAGGCCAGCGCCTCTGTTGTTGCAGGGGAGACAAACACCTCTGATAACTCAAAAAGCGTTACGGTTACCATTACCAATGTTGTTGAACAGCCTTCCATGCACGTAGCAAGTATTAACATGGCACTCCAGACAACATCAAGAAGGAACATCACCTCAGCACTGGCGACTGTCACCATTGTAGATGCCTATGGGGCTCCGGTTGCCGGAGCAACAGTCTCAGGTTACTGGAGCGGGGCCACATCTGATTCTGACTATGGCACAACAAACACGGCAGGGAAAGTAACACTGGTCTCGGACGGGATAAGAAGACCGGCAAGCGGAACGACCTTTACCTTTACTGTACGAGATGTAACATTGAGTGGCTGGATATATAACCCCGATGCCAACATAGAGACTCGAGATTCCATAACCGTTCCGTAA
- a CDS encoding M6 family metalloprotease domain-containing protein has protein sequence MRAGLVSIVVCVFQVCFLIGLMWMEKAEAVVAAPVEQILRQADGSEFPARQWGDKWSHGWETLDGYTVIRDKVTGNWIYATTDGKGRLAPTSLVVEIELPVGLKLHLRPTGKAALKTPQDKAVKSANTPQRVVPPSGTANIPVILINFNNTTTIYNTPDFDTLLFGTGNKSMKDYYEEVSYGAFSISPGPASVVGWYTAANTHDYYGTNDAKGWDKWPGDLVYEAVVAADATVDFSAYDSDGNCYVDVVGIVHQGTGEEVGESSTDIWSHSWDLASARNSGNSNYGAYTTADSDAACPDGYIINNYIIMPELYQSTPSAAQSTIGVFTHEYAHALGLPDLYDTDGSSSGIGKWGLMGAGTWNYVTTLGDTPAHMSAWSKYRLGWIAPTQVTDSLTNEAIDSAATAMDVYQLLPGSPATGGEYFLVENRYRVSGTFDEGLPGEGLAIWHIDESRPDNNNECSPPADCSKNHYKVSVVQADGNWDLERRNNSGDDGDLYPGSTNNTSFTGSSTPASQLYSGLSNIAEVTSISPPQSTMTATLSVYPNISVDPLSIDFGIVELSDNPLSRSLTVTNSGQTPLVTGTISIQGRDMQDFVIRQDECSDLTIAPRENCKVDLIFSATSYGLKEATLVIPSNDPDTPDAEVSLKGLAGAAGDNWDCFIATAAYGSYLDPHVKVLREFRDRWLIPDFRFRILDLRFKVPNIIGRKFVRLYYRYSPPVADYIRANEGLRAATRLALTPLVYGIKYPGAAIAAGMFLVVLVIRRIRRAAVQ, from the coding sequence ATGAGGGCAGGATTGGTTAGCATTGTTGTCTGTGTATTTCAGGTCTGTTTTTTAATCGGACTCATGTGGATGGAGAAGGCCGAAGCGGTTGTGGCTGCCCCGGTTGAGCAAATTCTCAGGCAGGCTGACGGGAGCGAGTTTCCTGCCCGGCAGTGGGGTGACAAGTGGTCGCACGGTTGGGAGACGTTAGACGGGTATACCGTTATCCGTGATAAAGTTACGGGAAACTGGATTTATGCCACTACAGACGGCAAGGGAAGGCTTGCACCTACGTCCCTGGTTGTTGAAATTGAACTCCCCGTTGGGTTAAAACTGCATCTCAGGCCGACCGGAAAGGCCGCGCTGAAAACCCCTCAGGACAAGGCAGTAAAATCTGCCAATACGCCTCAAAGAGTGGTGCCTCCCTCAGGGACTGCGAATATCCCCGTCATCCTCATAAATTTTAATAATACGACAACGATATACAACACGCCGGATTTTGATACCCTCCTTTTTGGTACAGGAAACAAGAGCATGAAGGACTACTACGAGGAGGTCTCCTACGGTGCCTTCAGCATATCACCCGGCCCGGCCAGTGTTGTGGGATGGTACACGGCGGCGAATACTCATGACTACTATGGCACTAATGATGCAAAGGGGTGGGATAAGTGGCCCGGTGATCTCGTTTACGAGGCTGTTGTGGCAGCAGATGCCACGGTTGATTTTTCCGCCTATGATTCAGACGGGAACTGTTACGTGGATGTAGTGGGAATAGTCCATCAGGGTACCGGTGAGGAGGTAGGTGAATCCTCGACAGATATATGGTCCCATAGCTGGGACCTCGCCAGTGCCAGGAACTCCGGGAACAGTAACTACGGTGCCTATACCACGGCCGATTCAGATGCGGCCTGTCCGGACGGTTATATTATTAACAACTACATCATCATGCCGGAGCTTTATCAGTCCACTCCTTCGGCAGCACAGTCAACGATAGGTGTCTTCACCCACGAGTATGCCCATGCCCTGGGGCTACCAGACCTTTACGATACTGATGGCAGTTCGTCCGGAATAGGCAAGTGGGGTTTGATGGGTGCCGGCACATGGAACTATGTAACGACCCTTGGAGACACCCCTGCACATATGTCGGCATGGAGCAAATACCGCCTTGGATGGATAGCTCCGACTCAGGTTACAGACAGCCTCACTAATGAGGCAATTGATTCGGCAGCCACAGCGATGGATGTGTATCAGCTTCTCCCCGGGAGTCCGGCTACCGGTGGCGAATATTTTCTGGTTGAAAACCGGTATCGTGTAAGTGGTACTTTTGATGAGGGATTGCCGGGAGAGGGACTTGCCATATGGCATATAGACGAAAGCCGGCCAGATAATAACAATGAATGTTCTCCACCCGCTGACTGTTCGAAAAACCATTACAAGGTTTCCGTTGTGCAGGCCGACGGCAATTGGGATCTTGAGAGACGGAATAACAGCGGGGATGACGGCGACCTTTATCCCGGTTCTACGAATAATACGTCTTTTACAGGCTCCAGCACTCCGGCCAGTCAGTTATACAGTGGTCTGAGCAATATAGCTGAGGTAACTTCAATCAGTCCTCCTCAGTCAACCATGACGGCAACCCTTTCAGTGTATCCAAATATATCGGTTGATCCATTATCAATCGATTTTGGAATCGTAGAGTTGAGTGATAACCCCTTATCCCGAAGCTTAACTGTTACCAACTCAGGGCAAACACCTCTGGTGACAGGCACGATCAGCATTCAAGGTAGAGATATGCAGGATTTTGTCATCCGGCAGGATGAGTGTTCAGATCTGACCATAGCGCCCCGGGAAAACTGTAAGGTTGATCTGATTTTTTCGGCTACTTCATATGGATTAAAGGAAGCAACCCTTGTTATACCATCCAATGACCCTGATACACCTGATGCAGAGGTATCCCTGAAAGGTTTGGCAGGGGCTGCCGGTGATAACTGGGACTGCTTTATTGCGACAGCAGCATACGGCAGTTACCTTGACCCGCATGTTAAGGTTTTAAGGGAGTTCAGGGACAGATGGCTTATTCCGGATTTCAGATTCCGGATTTTAGATCTCAGGTTTAAGGTCCCCAATATTATTGGAAGGAAGTTTGTGAGGCTCTACTACAGATATTCTCCGCCTGTAGCTGATTACATAAGGGCGAATGAGGGACTGAGGGCGGCTACCAGGTTGGCATTGACGCCCCTGGTTTACGGTATAAAATATCCTGGAGCTGCAATTGCAGCCGGAATGTTCCTTGTTGTACTTGTAATACGTAGAATACGTAGAGCAGCAGTTCAGTAG
- a CDS encoding UvrD-helicase domain-containing protein: protein MDRGALDILSPEKSIALKASAGSGKTFNLSLRVVNLLLAGVEPDRILCLTFTNKATNEMYERIIKTLKYLAHELPEDSGQGALQAPREEALLLAEYWMQQGVGEERAGVLRYLRKKAGSIYEGVVREISRLRVSTIDSFFNSVLRLFPFEAGVLPDFRIITESEEDGIYRRAYDEFIAGIHSDDSMRQLLKNLVLLSGSAELSPFRVLDGYFREMLSIRTEIEGREQEVRSQESEAGSRKQEVRGLLDEFDVLRGLEKKVRADAASLAGRMRRLYPELGKRAISELKKYEESRIKDLPALTSLAKEQYTDYKYFSSLEYLPEIQDSFDLLKEEMRDSFRYKNRIFQRITLYLFLRFLQYPDRTKQSLNALSFNDVTRICYNLLIGNALIDENPDYFYFRLDSRIEHLLIDEFQDTSITQWKILKPVADELTSGMGQKERVGSFFYVGDPKQSIYRFRGGESRLFDAVLSHYPEKLQARSLRRNFRSGRVIVDFVNRVFYDVATQYGYDYQEQESTLEREGYVDVRFITRKKGAASDMDCFTDLKMQTVLSFVETLLNRGVLPGDIAVLCQKNRTCEEYAEFLRVRGYDVLTESSEALLEQPSVRAVMNLLNWLADPQQAVYLFGFLFSVEGLLDEGGIRQFFHKRDNLSAISPILSEKLSRLQSVSGLIPVYRLVEKIIWEFDLHRAFNYDPNLLCLAGMATSEEISDPLGIEDFIAFMNSRSSTKALIPSGVSEKSVRLMTIHKAKGLEFPYVILPELDIRMTFDARNTPIIIDHNEDMTVKGLYLSENKNIAALVTELNDIRVREEARIRTDRLNYLYVALTRARDGLMVVAEKPEVSDSRHLSDILCRVLETGGQDAGSIYRAGSLPDEEKGLESTVIKRDAPSTGSVSFAGSTVSLKDMLQGGPSRIEGPSLDDDGSLENPDEYRDRLFGEAFHYAVEMLGDFSADSIPESIDRVRQRYVSLDEGAIISIERRLSSLVDDSTFLELVHGQVRLPEVSFVKNDSPYRVDLLVFDGEIIRVMDFKTGHDTSLLEGYIKQVGNYMQIVRECFREGVSAVEGYLVFAGEDTVRFHKVQLQQPMQ from the coding sequence ATGGATAGAGGCGCACTCGATATACTCTCCCCGGAGAAAAGCATAGCGCTTAAGGCATCTGCCGGAAGCGGCAAGACCTTCAATCTGAGCCTCAGGGTGGTGAACCTGCTTTTAGCGGGCGTTGAGCCTGACAGGATACTCTGCCTCACCTTTACAAACAAGGCGACCAATGAGATGTATGAGCGGATAATCAAAACCCTCAAATACCTTGCACATGAGCTTCCGGAGGATAGTGGACAGGGGGCCCTGCAGGCACCAAGGGAAGAAGCTCTCCTGCTTGCAGAGTACTGGATGCAGCAAGGGGTGGGAGAAGAGCGTGCCGGGGTTCTGAGGTATCTAAGGAAAAAGGCGGGGAGCATATATGAAGGGGTTGTCAGGGAGATTTCACGGCTGAGGGTTTCTACGATAGACAGCTTTTTTAACTCCGTTCTCAGACTCTTCCCCTTTGAGGCGGGAGTATTGCCGGATTTCAGGATAATTACAGAGTCTGAAGAAGACGGGATTTACAGAAGGGCCTATGATGAGTTTATTGCAGGGATTCATTCTGATGATTCCATGAGGCAGCTCCTTAAAAACCTCGTGCTGCTGAGCGGTTCTGCTGAACTTTCACCATTCAGGGTCCTTGATGGTTATTTCAGGGAAATGCTTTCAATAAGGACGGAGATCGAGGGGAGAGAGCAGGAAGTCAGGAGTCAGGAGTCGGAAGCGGGAAGTCGGAAGCAGGAAGTCAGAGGGCTGCTTGATGAGTTTGATGTGCTGAGAGGGCTTGAGAAGAAGGTGAGGGCTGATGCAGCGTCTCTTGCCGGAAGAATGAGGCGTCTCTATCCGGAGCTGGGCAAGAGGGCGATTTCAGAACTTAAAAAATATGAGGAATCCCGAATAAAAGACCTGCCTGCCCTTACGAGCCTTGCAAAGGAGCAGTACACTGATTACAAATACTTTTCCTCCCTTGAGTATTTACCGGAGATACAGGATTCCTTTGATCTGCTTAAGGAGGAGATGAGGGATTCCTTCAGATATAAAAACCGCATATTTCAGCGCATAACCCTTTACCTCTTCCTGAGGTTTCTCCAATACCCGGACAGGACGAAGCAGAGCCTCAACGCCCTGAGCTTCAATGATGTTACGAGGATATGTTACAACCTCCTCATCGGTAATGCCCTGATCGATGAAAATCCCGATTATTTTTACTTCCGCCTTGACAGCCGGATCGAGCACCTGCTGATCGATGAGTTTCAGGATACAAGTATTACTCAGTGGAAGATTTTAAAACCCGTTGCAGATGAACTGACCTCGGGAATGGGACAGAAGGAGAGGGTAGGGTCTTTTTTCTATGTTGGTGACCCAAAACAGTCTATTTACAGGTTCAGGGGTGGTGAGAGCAGGCTCTTTGATGCCGTACTTTCCCATTATCCCGAAAAGCTGCAGGCCCGGAGCCTCAGGAGAAACTTCCGTAGCGGCAGGGTTATCGTGGATTTTGTCAACAGGGTTTTTTACGATGTTGCAACACAATACGGATACGACTATCAGGAGCAGGAATCCACACTCGAGCGGGAAGGATACGTTGACGTGAGGTTTATCACAAGGAAAAAGGGAGCAGCTTCAGACATGGATTGTTTCACGGACCTGAAGATGCAGACAGTGCTTTCTTTTGTGGAAACCCTTCTTAACAGGGGTGTTCTTCCGGGCGATATAGCCGTGCTCTGTCAGAAAAACAGGACCTGCGAGGAGTATGCCGAGTTTTTGAGAGTCCGCGGCTACGATGTGCTGACAGAATCCTCCGAGGCTCTTTTAGAGCAGCCTTCGGTCAGGGCGGTAATGAACCTGTTAAACTGGCTTGCAGACCCTCAGCAGGCAGTCTATCTCTTTGGCTTCCTCTTCTCTGTTGAGGGTCTCCTTGATGAGGGAGGTATCAGGCAGTTTTTTCATAAACGGGATAATCTTTCTGCAATATCCCCTATCCTTTCAGAAAAACTCTCCAGGCTGCAAAGTGTATCGGGTCTGATACCTGTTTACAGGCTTGTAGAGAAGATTATCTGGGAGTTTGACCTGCACAGGGCCTTTAATTACGATCCCAACCTTCTCTGCCTTGCAGGTATGGCGACCTCAGAGGAGATTTCGGATCCGTTAGGCATTGAGGATTTTATAGCATTTATGAATAGCCGTTCCTCCACAAAGGCCCTTATTCCCTCAGGTGTCTCGGAAAAGTCCGTGCGGCTCATGACCATTCATAAGGCAAAGGGGCTTGAGTTTCCATATGTAATCCTGCCTGAACTGGATATCAGGATGACGTTTGATGCCAGAAATACGCCAATCATAATAGACCATAACGAAGATATGACGGTAAAGGGGCTGTACCTGAGCGAGAACAAAAATATTGCCGCACTTGTTACCGAGCTTAATGACATACGGGTTCGGGAGGAGGCAAGGATAAGGACGGACCGCCTGAATTATCTCTATGTTGCCCTGACAAGGGCAAGGGATGGACTTATGGTGGTTGCGGAGAAGCCAGAAGTGTCAGACTCCCGGCACTTGTCTGATATTCTTTGCAGGGTTTTGGAGACCGGGGGGCAGGATGCAGGCAGCATATACCGGGCCGGCTCACTCCCTGATGAAGAAAAAGGGTTGGAGTCGACTGTAATTAAAAGAGATGCCCCCTCCACTGGATCCGTCTCCTTTGCCGGGTCGACAGTCTCCCTGAAAGATATGCTCCAGGGTGGGCCTTCCCGCATTGAGGGCCCCTCCCTGGATGATGATGGAAGTTTAGAGAACCCGGATGAATACAGGGACAGGCTTTTCGGAGAGGCATTTCATTATGCTGTAGAGATGCTGGGGGATTTTTCTGCAGATTCAATACCGGAATCAATTGACAGGGTCAGGCAGAGATATGTATCGTTGGATGAGGGTGCAATAATCTCCATTGAAAGGCGGCTGTCAAGCCTTGTTGATGACAGTACTTTCCTTGAGCTCGTACACGGGCAGGTCCGGTTGCCGGAGGTGTCTTTTGTAAAGAATGACTCTCCGTACAGGGTTGACTTACTCGTCTTTGATGGTGAGATAATAAGGGTCATGGATTTCAAGACAGGTCATGACACCTCACTCCTGGAGGGATATATAAAGCAGGTCGGTAATTATATGCAGATAGTGCGGGAATGTTTTAGAGAGGGTGTTTCAGCAGTAGAGGGATACCTTGTGTTTGCCGGAGAGGATACCGTGAGATTTCACAAGGTGCAACTGCAGCAACCTATGCAGTAA
- a CDS encoding PD-(D/E)XK nuclease family protein: MIEIESLPLKELPVRYLLMHLKEEPFPPFESAVVMPTTRSIRHLIHLISNDSSVPVVLPYCFEMKEFALRCLDSGGSGVVPDELRLLYLQKAVRGLDTENLLRLFGREHARYYEDFMRFASVGRRLLRFYEEVFAEGVGFEDLRINALYTDYEKDVMILEEIASIYRDILKRNGLIDLMFLKGDFLSSGMSRFYSPTFLKRFKKIYILIAGRLSSFELRLMEKASDVVDIKVFLHYEGVADSEIKRISRTLAGEASLPPEIPVAPYPAFIEVEEFSLPEEQTGFIMDSIRKSIGMGISPEETVVVLPDDGLKRTLHAFDRDGILNFAMGFEMRDTVFYSFLKSLETMLTSCDERGTYDTRAALNFLSHPFVRGLAGEGYELFVRDVKRRNRLFVGPEELCMTGELKEVFQEIEGIFSRKTGFKEFSSRIREFMGWIMERNSSLIEKIRESPEFVGACKVFFERLIMLGMLPYEVFWPKGSPLGHLVYLNEYIKSVTYPHTWGGPVTVMGMLETRALGFKAVIIPDMNEEFMPPASEKDMFLNTEIRKRVGLPTFLDREELSRTYFNGLLKKARAVFLSYAGSEGRRPKSRFIEEIAIQRGGGQFETTSSYSAGKVAPSLPTVSIQAKSFVPVKDSRVLRLIETMELTPTSLRTYRECKFRFYLKYIRKLREKEEISEELQRVDVGNIFHSAIKNVYSRLFGSSLQDRSQKTGIRKQKSEDGSQAGLFTPQPSDSPAISCEKLTSELKSEVLREAASYDIFRKSHHARLEIEVFIEKLRDFVDSEKGVFEAGWMPAYLEFPVSMKLKGMRFRGKIDRVDIFQGPAESARTRGLIIDYKLSEINVRDRTVLDENFKEFQLPLYRLMLRETIKGMDVEGLAYYDLKRSFRLRRVFEDLTDGEFAGHIEGLVMELRDREQGFEKTAQEKNCRYCSYTDICR; this comes from the coding sequence ATGATCGAGATAGAGAGTCTTCCCTTAAAGGAACTGCCCGTACGATACCTCTTGATGCATTTGAAGGAAGAGCCGTTTCCCCCGTTCGAGTCTGCCGTTGTTATGCCGACAACAAGGTCTATCAGGCACCTCATCCATTTAATAAGCAACGACTCTTCAGTTCCCGTTGTCCTGCCATATTGCTTTGAGATGAAGGAGTTTGCCCTCAGATGTCTTGACTCAGGCGGCTCAGGGGTTGTTCCGGATGAACTGAGGCTTCTTTATCTGCAAAAGGCTGTCAGAGGGCTTGATACAGAGAATCTCCTGAGGCTCTTTGGAAGGGAGCATGCGAGGTATTATGAAGACTTCATGAGGTTTGCCTCTGTCGGCAGGAGGCTGCTGAGATTCTATGAAGAGGTCTTTGCCGAGGGGGTCGGGTTTGAAGACCTCAGGATAAACGCCCTGTACACGGATTACGAAAAGGATGTGATGATACTTGAAGAGATTGCATCCATTTACAGGGATATATTAAAGCGAAACGGCCTCATTGATCTGATGTTTCTCAAAGGAGACTTCCTCTCTTCAGGGATGTCACGATTCTATAGCCCCACCTTCTTAAAAAGGTTCAAAAAGATTTATATCCTTATTGCCGGCAGGCTCAGCAGTTTTGAATTGAGACTCATGGAAAAGGCCTCGGATGTGGTGGATATAAAGGTGTTTCTCCATTATGAAGGTGTTGCGGATAGCGAGATAAAGAGGATATCCCGGACCCTTGCCGGGGAGGCCTCTTTGCCTCCTGAAATACCCGTAGCCCCCTACCCTGCCTTTATTGAGGTTGAAGAGTTTTCACTTCCCGAGGAACAGACCGGGTTTATAATGGACTCCATCAGGAAGTCAATCGGTATGGGTATAAGCCCTGAGGAGACGGTTGTGGTTCTTCCTGACGATGGATTAAAAAGGACCCTTCATGCCTTTGACAGAGACGGTATACTAAACTTTGCAATGGGTTTTGAGATGAGAGATACGGTCTTCTACTCATTCCTGAAATCCCTTGAGACAATGCTCACCTCGTGTGACGAGAGGGGCACTTATGACACACGGGCTGCCTTGAACTTTCTGAGCCATCCCTTTGTACGGGGACTTGCAGGTGAGGGCTATGAGCTCTTTGTAAGGGATGTAAAGAGGAGGAACAGGCTCTTTGTCGGCCCGGAGGAGTTATGCATGACAGGGGAACTTAAAGAGGTTTTTCAGGAGATTGAAGGGATATTCAGCAGGAAGACGGGTTTTAAGGAGTTCAGCAGCCGTATCAGGGAGTTCATGGGATGGATAATGGAGAGGAACTCCTCATTGATTGAGAAGATCCGGGAGAGTCCCGAGTTTGTGGGTGCGTGCAAGGTCTTTTTTGAAAGGTTGATCATGCTCGGCATGCTTCCATATGAGGTCTTCTGGCCCAAGGGGTCTCCTCTGGGGCATCTCGTCTATCTGAACGAATACATCAAGAGTGTCACCTATCCTCATACGTGGGGTGGGCCTGTTACAGTGATGGGTATGCTTGAAACGAGGGCACTGGGATTCAAGGCTGTCATTATCCCTGATATGAACGAAGAGTTCATGCCACCGGCAAGTGAAAAGGATATGTTCCTGAATACAGAGATAAGAAAGCGGGTGGGACTGCCGACCTTCCTTGACAGGGAGGAATTAAGCAGGACGTATTTTAACGGTCTCCTGAAAAAGGCAAGGGCGGTCTTTTTAAGTTATGCCGGCTCTGAGGGGAGGAGGCCGAAGAGCAGGTTCATTGAAGAGATAGCAATACAGCGCGGAGGGGGGCAATTCGAGACAACCTCGTCATACAGTGCCGGGAAAGTGGCTCCTTCATTGCCGACTGTCTCTATCCAGGCGAAGTCTTTTGTTCCGGTAAAGGACAGCCGAGTCCTGAGGCTGATTGAGACGATGGAGCTGACCCCTACGTCTCTCAGGACATACAGGGAGTGCAAGTTCAGATTCTATCTGAAATACATAAGGAAGCTCAGGGAGAAGGAGGAGATATCAGAGGAGTTGCAGAGGGTCGATGTCGGCAATATCTTTCATAGTGCGATAAAAAATGTCTACAGCAGGCTCTTTGGGTCCTCTCTACAGGACAGAAGTCAGAAGACAGGAATCAGAAAACAGAAGTCTGAAGACGGAAGTCAGGCCGGTCTCTTTACCCCCCAGCCATCCGATTCCCCTGCCATTTCCTGTGAGAAACTGACAAGTGAGCTGAAAAGCGAGGTCCTCAGAGAGGCAGCAAGTTACGATATATTCAGAAAAAGCCATCATGCAAGGCTTGAGATCGAGGTATTTATTGAGAAGCTGAGGGATTTTGTGGACTCAGAGAAGGGGGTATTTGAAGCAGGATGGATGCCGGCATATCTTGAGTTTCCTGTTTCCATGAAACTGAAAGGGATGAGGTTCAGGGGAAAGATAGACAGGGTTGACATCTTTCAGGGCCCTGCTGAGTCCGCGCGCACCAGGGGTCTTATTATTGATTACAAGCTCTCCGAGATAAACGTCAGGGACAGGACGGTCCTGGATGAAAATTTCAAGGAGTTTCAGCTCCCGCTTTACCGCCTTATGCTCAGGGAGACGATTAAGGGAATGGACGTGGAGGGCCTTGCATACTATGACCTGAAGAGGAGCTTTCGGCTCAGGAGGGTCTTTGAAGATCTGACGGACGGGGAGTTCGCAGGACATATCGAGGGGCTTGTAATGGAATTGAGAGACAGGGAGCAGGGGTTTGAGAAGACAGCTCAGGAAAAGAACTGCAGGTACTGCTCTTATACGGATATATGCCGGTGA
- a CDS encoding DUF167 domain-containing protein encodes MGNNLPFRKSKKGIVLNIRVEPRSSRAGVVGALGDALKVKLTSAPVDGAANRQLIEVLSKFFSIKKGAIHILRGETSKNKVVEIEGLEEMPFCNPELCNPE; translated from the coding sequence ATGGGCAATAATCTTCCTTTCAGAAAGAGCAAAAAAGGGATAGTCCTGAATATCCGTGTTGAGCCCCGTTCCTCAAGGGCCGGGGTAGTCGGTGCGTTGGGTGATGCCCTTAAGGTAAAGCTCACATCAGCCCCTGTGGACGGAGCTGCCAACAGGCAGCTCATAGAAGTGCTTTCAAAGTTTTTCAGCATCAAAAAGGGTGCAATTCATATCCTCAGGGGAGAGACCTCCAAAAACAAGGTCGTCGAGATAGAGGGGCTTGAGGAGATGCCCTTCTGTAATCCAGAGTTGTGTAATCCAGAGTAA